In Myxocyprinus asiaticus isolate MX2 ecotype Aquarium Trade chromosome 16, UBuf_Myxa_2, whole genome shotgun sequence, a single window of DNA contains:
- the LOC127454083 gene encoding DNA-binding protein inhibitor ID-4-like has protein sequence MKASAPVRPHKVSSSCSELSLRYLSERSRCKMEEEDLFCLQYDMNDCYSRLKRLVPTIPQDKKVSKVEILQHVIDYILDLQLALETHPALMKQTSPPASTRTPLTQINTEQRMTGVNKQEDSILCR, from the exons atgAAGGCCAGCGCACCGGTTCGCCCTCACAAGGTTTCTTCAAGCTGCAGTGAGCTCTCCTTGCGTTATTTGTCGGAGCGCAGCCGATGCAAAATGGAAGAGGAGGATCTTTTTTGTCTGCAATACGACATGAACGACTGCTACAGCCGACTCAAGCGCCTGGTGCCCACTATTCCGCAGGATAAGAAAGTCAGTAAAGTGGAGATCCTCCAGCATGTCATTGACTACATCCTGGACCTGCAGCTGGCGTTGGAGACGCACCCGGCTCTCATGAAACAGACGAGCCCACCCGCCTCCACACGGACCCCTCTCACACAAATCAACACAGAGCAG AGGATGACGGGTGTCAATAAACAGGAAGACTCAATTTTGTGTCGCTGA